A region of Ictalurus furcatus strain D&B chromosome 1, Billie_1.0, whole genome shotgun sequence DNA encodes the following proteins:
- the oprd1b gene encoding opioid receptor, delta 1b — MYGVVRYTKMKTATNIYIFNLALADALATSTLPFQSAKYLMRTWPFGELLCKTVIAIDYYNMFTSIFTLTMMSVDRYIAVCHPVRALDFRTPVKAKIINVCIWILSSAIGIPIMIIAVTRVTDNGKIICMLKFPDPERYYDNVTKMFVFIFAFVVPVLVISVCYGLMILRLKSVRMLSGSKEKDKNLRRITRMVLVVVAAFIICWTPIHIFIIIKTFIEIDQKNPLVIISWHLCIALGYMNSSLNPVLYAFLDENFRRCFREFCLPFRSHMNQSSFSQGRNTTREPVSVCGIADSVRKPT, encoded by the exons GTACACAAAGATGAAGACTGCGACCAACATTTACATCTTTAATTTGGCTCTGGCAGATGCATTGGCCACCAGCACACTGCCGTTCCAGAGTGCCAAGTATCTGATGAGGACCTGGCCTTTTGGGGAGCTGCTGTGTAAAACAGTCATTGCTATTGACTACTACAACATGTTCACCAGTATCTTTACTCTGACAATGATGAGTGTAGACCGCTACATCGCTGTGTGCCACCCAGTGAGAGCTCTAGATTTCAGGACGCCCGTCAAAGCAAAGATCATCAACGTCTGCATCTGGATCCTGTCATCTGCCATTGGTATTCCAATCATGATCATTGCTGTAACAAGAGTGACGGACAATG GTAAAATCATCTGTATGCTGAAATTTCCCGACCCTGAAAGGTATTATGACAATGTGACGAAAATGTTTGTGTTCATCTTTGCCTTTGTGGTGCCTGTTTTGGTGATCTCAGTCTGCTATGGGCTGATGATCCTGCGGCTGAAAAGTGTACGCATGCTCTCTGGTTCCAAAGAGAAAGACAAGAACCTGCGCCGCATTACCCGTATGGTGCTGGTAGTGGTGGCAGCCTTCATCATCTGCTGGACTCCCATCCATATCTTCATCATAATCAAGACCTTCATAGAGATTGACCAGAAGAACCCACTTGTGATCATCAGCTGGCACTTGTGCATTGCTCTGGGCTACATGAACAGCAGCCTAAACCCAGTCCTGTATGCTTTCCTGGATGAAAACTTCAGGAGATGCTTTCGAGAATTTTGCCTGCCCTTCCGCTCTCACATGAACCAGAGCAGCTTTTCCCAAGGCCGCAACACCA